In Fimbriimonadaceae bacterium, the genomic window CATGGTCGCGTGGGCGAGATAAGGAAGTTCGAAGCTGGCCTCGATCACCTTTGCCCCGGCCATCTCCTTATGGGAGACGGCGGCGGCTTTCAGATCCTTTCGGAGCTTGCTGGTGGTGACGTCGGGTTGGCCGCCACTCCATATCACATTGAGAAGGCTACGGCCTTTCAGGGCAGCCCATGTGGTCTTGGCGATCACGGCGATGCCGCTCGGGATGGTGATGATGTCGGTGACGCCAGTGACCGCCCGGGCCTTCTTATCATCGATGGTCTCAGGTTTTGCGCCAAAGGCTGGAGGGCGCAGGCAGCAGGCGAACACCATTCCGGGCACGGAAACATCGCCGGCGAAGATCGCCTTTCCGGTTACCACGTCGGAGTTGTCAACGCGCTTCGTCGGCTTGCCGAGGATCTTGAATGCAGACTTGTCCTTGAGCTGAACGTTTTCGGGAACCGGCATCCCCTGGGCTGCTTCGGCGAGCTCGCCATAGCCTATAGACTTGCCTTCCGGGCCAAGAACGCGGCCGCTCTCTGTTCGGCAGGCGGCAGCATCGACCCCCCACTTCTTGGCCGCGGCGGCGACCAGCATGAGACGGGCGCTTGCACCGATGGTGCGCAGCTGGCGATTCATTCCTCGGGTGCTGCTGGAGCCCCCCGTTCCTTGACGACCGTACTTCGCATCGTCGCCAGGAGCGTTGACCGCCTTGACCTTTGCCCAGTCGGCATCGAGTTCTTCGGCCACGAGCATCGCAAACCCCGTTCGCACACCCTGGCCCATATCTGAGCGGGTGATCATCACCGTGACGGTGCCATCGGGGTCGATCTTCAGGAACGCGTTGGGAGCGAAGGGAGTGGAACTCGCACGAGCTCCGCAGGCTGCTCCCGCAAAGCCTCCCAGAACGAAGGTCGCGCCGGTGCCGGCAATCACCTTCAGTAAGGTCCTTCGAGTGAGCGTAGGGTTCATCGGGACTCCTTGGCCACCGCTTTCACTGCCTGTAAAACGCGATAGTAGGTTCCGCAACGGCAGATGTTGCCGTTCATTGCTTCACGGATCTGCTCGTCCGTCGCTTTCGGATTGCTCCGCAGGAGAGCGGCTGCGGCCATGATCTGGCCGGTCTGGCAGTACCCGCATTGGGGAACGTCGTGCTCGATAAAGGCCTTCTGCAAGGGGTGATCGCCGTTGCGGCTGAGGCCCTCGATCGTGACGATTTTGCTCCTGCCCACCTCAGCAAGGGTCATTTGGCAGCTTGTCGCCGCCTTGC contains:
- the iorA gene encoding Isoquinoline 1-oxidoreductase subunit alpha, whose protein sequence is MPLFKIQVNGKEHSLEAEGDMPLLWALRDLLNLNGTKYGCGVGSCGACTVLIDGKAATSCQMTLAEVGRSKIVTIEGLSRNGDHPLQKAFIEHDVPQCGYCQTGQIMAAAALLRSNPKATDEQIREAMNGNICRCGTYYRVLQAVKAVAKESR